A genomic stretch from Gemmatimonadaceae bacterium includes:
- the pdxA gene encoding 4-hydroxythreonine-4-phosphate dehydrogenase PdxA: protein MMPPRRPRIGVTLGDPRGVGPEIVRKSLADARIGSLEVDWLVVGPSGTEQPAAEVTGSWMPGGDAVRDAAQAGRLAGDAVRRAAELAMEGALDGLVTAPLDKAALHAGGYDYPGHTEMLGAIAGCPTTMMLASDRLRVVLATTHIALRDVPAALTHDRIVQAASATRKGLRDGFGIEQPRIALCALNPHAGDGGRFGNEDTRLLAPAARAADISGPFPADTVFVRAMRGEFDAVIAPYHDVGMTAIKVASFGEAVNVTLGLPFVRTSPDHGTAIDIAGKGIASAESMVAAMQMAVRLVRRRP, encoded by the coding sequence ATGATGCCGCCACGGCGGCCGCGGATTGGCGTCACACTGGGCGATCCGCGGGGCGTGGGTCCGGAAATCGTGCGCAAGTCGCTGGCCGACGCGCGCATTGGGTCGCTTGAGGTGGACTGGCTGGTGGTCGGCCCGAGCGGTACCGAACAGCCTGCGGCCGAGGTGACCGGTTCGTGGATGCCGGGCGGTGATGCCGTGCGGGACGCGGCGCAGGCCGGTCGTCTGGCCGGAGACGCCGTGCGACGGGCCGCCGAGTTGGCCATGGAGGGCGCCCTCGATGGCCTCGTCACCGCGCCACTGGACAAAGCGGCGCTTCATGCTGGCGGCTACGACTATCCAGGGCATACGGAGATGCTGGGCGCCATTGCCGGATGTCCGACCACGATGATGCTGGCGTCAGACCGGCTCCGTGTGGTCTTGGCCACTACGCACATCGCGCTGCGGGACGTCCCGGCGGCGCTCACGCACGACCGTATCGTGCAGGCCGCATCGGCCACCCGGAAGGGACTGCGCGATGGCTTCGGCATTGAGCAGCCGCGCATTGCCCTGTGTGCGCTCAATCCGCACGCCGGCGATGGCGGGCGTTTCGGGAACGAGGACACACGACTGCTGGCCCCAGCGGCGCGAGCCGCTGACATTTCGGGACCGTTCCCCGCAGACACCGTCTTCGTGCGCGCGATGCGCGGGGAGTTCGACGCGGTCATCGCACCGTATCACGATGTCGGCATGACCGCCATCAAGGTCGCGTCGTTCGGTGAAGCGGTGAATGTCACGCTGGGGCTGCCGTTCGTGCGAACGTCACCCGATCACGGCACGGCGATCGATATTGCCGGGAAGGGCATCGCATCGGCCGAAAGCATGGTCGCGGCGATGCAGATGGCGGTCAGGCTGGTGAGGCGACGGCCCT